A section of the Macadamia integrifolia cultivar HAES 741 chromosome 9, SCU_Mint_v3, whole genome shotgun sequence genome encodes:
- the LOC122088652 gene encoding thioredoxin-like 3-1, chloroplastic, with the protein MSVLAANSHILYREVYHQRDHQQQQQQSSSSGSCSVIVNGVGFITSTSYFGNDITKQREWRRKWRKELKAEAFWQGVSGPTVVEMEHIGDDDQLDQILLQAQQLSQPIIIDWMAAWCRKCIYLKPKLEKLAAEYDTRIKFYYVDVNKVSQALVKRGNISKMPTIQLWKDGEMKEEVIGGHKAWLVIDEVREMIQKYV; encoded by the exons atgtcagTTTTAGCTGCGAACTCTCACATTCTATACAGAGAAGTATATCATCAGAGAGATCAtcaacaacagcagcagcagtcATCAAGTAGTGGAAGCTGTTCAGTGATTGTAAACGGAGTGGGGTTCATTACGTCTACATCATATTTCGGGAACGATATTACTAAGCAGAGGGAGTggagaagaaaatggagaaaagaattGAAGGCAGAAGCGTTTTGGCAAGGTGTGTCAGGACCCACCGTGGTTGAAATGGAACACATTGGCGATGATGATCAACTGGATCAGATTCTCCTCCAGGCTCAACAGCTTTCCCAACCCATCATCATCGActg GATGGCTGCTTGGTGCCGGAAATGCATCTATCTGAAGCCTAAACTGGAGAAATTGGCAGCAGAGTATGATACGAG GATCAAATTCTATTATGTGGATGTCAACAAAGTCTCTCAAGCTCTTGTGAAGCGTGGAAACATATCA AAAATGCCTACAATTCAG TTGTGGAAAGATGGAGAGATGAAGGAAGAGGTGATTGGTGGGCATAAAGCATGGTTGGTGATTGATGAAGTCAGAGAGATGATTCAAAAATATGTTTAA
- the LOC122088466 gene encoding activator of 90 kDa heat shock protein ATPase homolog — MAKYGEGDKRWIVEERPDGTNVHHWHWSETNCLEWSRNLLSNLLSDLTIMDGEGNLYIKTKKVEKVNGDAYVNIRKAKIIPGYEISVSLSWEGEARDADGKSLLKVAGSIEIPYIADENADEDPEIKVTVKDEGPIGKRLKEAVVSKGKPIVWEKVRVYVQSMANGGPAAPAKEELELKKPSTDKSSSSPASAAAAATSSTQTKKETSKKGFKSIALTERFHCRSVDLYDILMNENSWKWFSQSNAKISREVGGQFSLFDGSVTGTNQELQVGKLIVQKWRFGSWADGIHSTVRLVFDDSQSGVTTVKLTQIDIPEEDRYGNSTVVENTEKGWRDLIFNKIRALFRFGV, encoded by the exons atggcGAAATACGGTGAAGGAGACAAACGCTGGATCGTGGAAGAGAGACCAGACGGCACCAACGTCCACCATTGGCACTGGTCCGAGACCAACTGCCTTGAATGGTCTCGCAATCTGTTAAGCAATCTCCTCTCCGACCTTACCATCATGGATGGCGAGGGAAACCTTTACATCAAGACCAAGAAGGTTGAAAAGGTCAACGGAGATGCCTACGTTAACATTCGCAAGGCAAAGATCATACCAGGTTACGAGATCAGTGTCTCCCTCTCGTGGGAAGGCGAGGCTCGTGACGCCGACGGCAAATCCCTCCTCAAGGTCGCTGGCTCCATTGAGATCCCTTACATTGCCGACGAAAACGCCGACGAAGACCCTGAAATCAAAGTCACTGTCAAGGACGAAGGTCCCATTGGGAAGAGATTGAAAGAGGCAGTCGTTTCCAAGGGGAAACCCATTGTGTGGGAGAAAGTTAGGGTTTATGTTCAGAGCATGGCCAATGGTGGTCCTGCGGCTCCTGCCAAGGAAGAATTGGAGCTCAAGAAGCCTTCCACTGACAAGTCTTCTTCGTCACCGGCGTCCGCTGCCGCCGCTGCTACTTCTTCTACTCAGACGAAGAAAGAAACGAGTAAGAAAGGGTTCAAATCGATTGCTCTGACTGAGAGGTTCCATTGTCGATCCGTGGATTTGTACGACATCTTGATGAATGAGAACAGTTGGAAATGGTTTAGTCAGAGTAATGCGAAGATCAGTAGGGAGGTCGGGGGCCAGTTTAGTCTTTTTGACGGCTCAGTCACTGGGACCAATCAGGAGTTGCAGGTGGGTAAGCTGATTGTTCAGAAGTGGAGATTCGGGAGCTGGGCTGATGGGATTCATTCTACG GTACGCCTAGTATTTGATGACTCTCAATCAGGAGTGACGACTGTCAAGCTGACGCAGATTGATATCCCCGAGGAAGACAG ATATGGGAACTCCACCGTTGTTGAGAATACAGAGAAGGGATGGCGGGACCTCATATTCAACAAGATACGCGCACTTTTTCGTTTCGGAGTCTAA
- the LOC122090062 gene encoding uncharacterized protein LOC122090062, with protein MMMESTIGDILLKVGMFALIQALVYFILSKSSSIFSKNTPPRSLTFRPARSVSVRRFLAALSDIPAGGEPSPLPREENSAAANKRS; from the coding sequence ATGATGATGGAAAGCACCATAGGAGATATCCTACTGAAGGTGGGGATGTTCGCACTTATTCAAGCCCTGGTCTACTTCATCCTCTCCAAATCGTCCTCCATCTTCTCCAAAAACACCCCTCCTCGCTCCCTTACTTTCAGACCTGCTCGCTCTGTCAGCGTACGCCGATTCTTGGCTGCTCTCTCCGACATACCTGCCGGTGGTGAACCATCACCTCTTCCCCGAGAAGAAAATTCTGCTGCCGCGAATAAAAGATCTTAA
- the LOC122088467 gene encoding DNA-3-methyladenine glycosylase encodes MLKSQRFKRAIKPKKTFPANDEEPLTTSRSKKSITVRAKPKPNLKVLLPTLESFFDNEKAAILSPDFFQIDALDLAPRLLGKFLRRDDVVLRITEVEAYRPNDTACHGRFGITARTAPVFGRGGHAYVYLCYGLHTMLNVVADKEGLGAAVLIRSCAPVMGLETIQQRRGQNTNKPVLLAGPGKVGQALGISTEWSNHPLYTPGGLEILDGPKPEKVLVGPRVGIEYASPEHVSALWRFAIADSPWISAPKSTLRPA; translated from the exons ATGTTGAAAAGTCAACGGTTTAAGCGCGCCATCAAGCCGAAGAAAACGTTTCCGGCAAACGACGAAGAACCATTAACGACTTCAAGGTCTAAGAAATCCATTACTGTTAGAGCCAAACCCAAGCCCAATCTCAAGGTCCTGCTCCCGACTCTGGAATCGTTCTTCGATAATGAGAAAGCGGCGATATTGAGCCCTGATTTCTTCCAAATCGACGCCCTAGATCTCGCACCCCGTCTCCTTGGGAAGTTCCTCCGGCGAGACGATGTGGTTCTTCGGATTACTGAG GTAGAGGCTTATAGACCAAACGACACTGCTTGTCATGGTCGCTTCGGTATCACAGCAAGAACAGCCCCTGTT TTTGGACGAGGAGGGCATGCTTATGTTTATCTTTGCTATGGTCTCCATACAATGCTTAATGTTGTAGCAGACAAGGAAGGGTTAGGTGCTGCGGTCTTGATACGTTCTTGTGCTCCTGTCATGG GGTTAGAGACCATTCAACAGCGCCGTGGTCAGAATACTAATAAGCCTGTCCTCCTTGCTGGGCCAGGGAAG GTTGGTCAAGCACTGGGGATATCAACGGAATGGTCAAACCACCCTCTTTACACCCCTG GTGGTCTTGAAATTTTAGATGGGCCCAAACCAGAGAAGGTGCTAGTTGGTCCACGAGTTGGCATTGAATATGCTTCACCTGAGCATGTTAGTGCTTTGTGGAGGTTTGCAATTGCCGATAGCCCATGGATAAGTGCTCCTAAAAGTACCCTTAGACCAGCTTGA
- the LOC122088465 gene encoding uncharacterized protein LOC122088465, translating into MKHASPCSEFRYTHTDRCEKTEIPTPWFRRAVTVQAYSIHYTIQGSQRPHTVFLPSRKWTGYFFFTLECLISGNLEILRLPGFLRRKSNPQKSRTGHPLALAKWQLATAAAARRTETEIEMSSISATATTGSGNSNSNSNSNSNSNRRLTYWCHACLMNVSLFSSQPLLCPRCNGGFLEEMESSPTTLFTPYSSSPNDPNNTHFPIVSHPETHFTPATHDDTFEIPAAAVSDQLLLDRLIHHLSDPDVVDNTFRYYQPASTPASKSSVESIPTIKITSLLLAADTLLCAVCKDEFVVGVEAKQLPCKHLYHCDCILPWLSQHNSCPVCRFCLPTDETEQPSRRPTRGARVAMRFRNLMEDEEFFGTGSTLRLFSRRHRLVFPARSIAATADSTQMAQAETSSGGPANSGETVSSWPVEEASRTLWSASSSGGVGDSIAGLDEDGDTVMSEIRRFFD; encoded by the coding sequence ATGAAACATGCGTCACCGTGTTCAGAATTCAGATACACCCATACAGACAGGTGCGAAAAGACAGAAATACCTACACCCTGGTTCAGACGTGCAGTGACCGTTCAAGCATATAGCATACACTATACAATACAAGGTTCTCAAAGACCGCACACGGTCTTCTTGCCCTCACGCAAGTGGAcgggttattttttttttacattagaATGTTTAATCAGTGGCAATTTGGAAATTCTCCGCCTGCCAGGGTTTCTGCGAAGAAAAAGCAATCCTCAAAAGTCAAGAACAGGACACCCACTGGCATTGGCAAAGTGGCAACtggcaacagcagcagcagcgaGACGCACAGAGACAGAAATCGAAATGTCTTCAATTAGCGCCACGGCCACTACCGGCTCcggcaacagcaacagcaacagcaacagcaacagcaacagcaacagaagGTTGACGTATTGGTGTCACGCGTGCTTAATGAacgtctctctcttctcctctcaacCTCTTCTCTGCCCTCGTTGCAATGGCGGTTTTCTCGAGGAGATGGAATCATCCCCTACCACTCTCTTCACCCCTTACTCCTCCAGCCCTAATGATCCCAATAACACTCACTTCCCCATCGTCTCCCATCCGGAAACCCACTTCACCCCTGCCACCCACGACGACACCTTCGAAATCCCCGCCGCCGCCGTTTCCGACCAACTCCTCCTCGATCGCCTCATCCACCACCTCTCCGATCCCGACGTCGTCGACAACACTTTTCGTTATTATCAGCCCGCCTCAACTCCAGCATCCAAATCCTCCGTCGAATCGATCCCCACCATCAAAATCACTAGCTTATTGTTGGCTGCCGATACTCTTCTCTGTGCGGTCTGCAAAGACGAGTTCGTTGTCGGCGTCGAGGCCAAGCAGTTGCCTTGCAAGCATCTCTACCATTGCGATTGTATCTTGCCATGGTTGTCGCAGCACAATTCTTGCCCCGTCTGTCGCTTTTGCCTCCCCACAGATGAGACCGAGCAGCCCAGCCGCAGACCTACTCGAGGGGCTAGGGTTGCAATGAGGTTTAGGAATTTGATGGAGGATGAAGAATTCTTTGGGACTGGGAGTACGCTGAGGCTTTTTTCTCGGAGGCACAGGCTTGTGTTCCCGGCGAGGTCAATTGCTGCTACTGCCGACTCAACTCAGATGGCACAAGCTGAGACCAGCTCCGGGGGACCTGCGAACAGTGGGGAGACTGTTTCCAGCTGGCCGGTTGAGGAGGCTAGTAGGACCCTTTGGAGTGCTAGTAGTAGTGGTGGTGTGGGCGATAGTATCGCCGGATTGGATGAGGATGGTGACACTGTAATGTCGGAAATTAGGCGCTTTTTCGATTGA